GGTGGACTGGGATGGGTTGCCGCCGGTCTCCTGCAGTTCCAATAGCGACTGCGGGGGCGGCGGGTCTCTCACCGGCAAGTGTCTCCCCAGTGGCGCCTGCGAAGTACGGGTTGACCTCAACCTGCTCAATGGACCTACGGAAACCTTCAAGGGCTATAACGACTGGGATCACGGGAGCTGCAGGACAAGCTCGGATTGCCCTATCAACGGAATTCGAGCTACGATTCATGTCACGGTCGATCCGTCCGTAGACCCTCATGAGCCCTGCGTTCAGCACAAATGTCAGACGTTGTGGTATGCGTTCCAGTGCACTGAGTGGGGGAAGAAGGACTAGTAGCTCAGCCCGGCCAGGCGTCACCGGCCGGAGTGCCCTGTCTGGATTCACAGATCCCCGCAATACAAGTGCTAGTCACCGACGCCCGAGGTCGGATGTGTGCCGTCCGTCTTCTGTCCCTCTGGTAGACTGTGAGTTTCCCATGGCCGCCATCATCCAGACGGAGCAGGTCACCAAGGTCTACCACGTGGGCAAGGTGGAGGTGGCGGCGCTGCGCGGCATCAGCTTCGCGGTCGAGCGCGGCGAGTTCGTCAGCATCGTGGGGCCCTCGGGCTCGGGCAAGTCGACCCTCTTCTACATCCTGGGCGGGCTGACCCGGGCCACGAGCGGGCGGGTGCTCATCGAGGGCTCCGACTTCGGCGCGCTCTCCGACGCCGAGCGCACCCGCCTGCGCAAGCGCAAGATCGGCTTCGTCTTCCAGAAGTTCAACCTGCTGCCCACCCTGGACGCGCGCTCCAACATCGTGATCGCCGGCGACATTGCCGGCAACAGCGGCGATCCCGCCTACTTCGAGAAGATCACCGGGCTGCTGGGCATCCGCGAGCGCCTGGGGCACCGGCCCGCCGAGCTTTCCGGCGGCGAGCAGCAGCGCGTGGCCCTGGCCCGCGCCCTCATCAACCACCCCGCTCTGGTGCTGGCCGATGAGCCCACCGGCAACCTGGACTCGCGCAACTCCCAGATCGTGCTGGAGATGCTCAGGCAGTCCAACCAGGAGTTGGGGCAGACGGTGCTGATGATCACCCACAACCCCCAGGCCGCGGAGATCGGCGACCGCATCCTGCACATGCGCGATGGGGCCATCGTGCGCCCCGAGGACGATCCTCAGTGGGTGCACCACTAGCCCCGCGGGCCCTTCATGGGAGCCATCTGAGGCCGCCATTTGACCGCCTTTTTGCGGGACGAATATAATCAGGCGGTAGCGAGCGGGAGTAACTCAGCGGTAGAGTGCGACCTTGCCAAGGTCGAAGTCGCGGGTTCAAATCCCGTCTCCCGCTCCAGTTCTTTTTCTTCCCTT
This Terriglobales bacterium DNA region includes the following protein-coding sequences:
- a CDS encoding ABC transporter ATP-binding protein; its protein translation is MAAIIQTEQVTKVYHVGKVEVAALRGISFAVERGEFVSIVGPSGSGKSTLFYILGGLTRATSGRVLIEGSDFGALSDAERTRLRKRKIGFVFQKFNLLPTLDARSNIVIAGDIAGNSGDPAYFEKITGLLGIRERLGHRPAELSGGEQQRVALARALINHPALVLADEPTGNLDSRNSQIVLEMLRQSNQELGQTVLMITHNPQAAEIGDRILHMRDGAIVRPEDDPQWVHH